The following coding sequences are from one Eucalyptus grandis isolate ANBG69807.140 chromosome 11, ASM1654582v1, whole genome shotgun sequence window:
- the LOC104426335 gene encoding FAD synthase isoform X3 — MEIDKAVKECDDRRLKTKYANAIYVIQRALALYSVEEVAFSFNGGKDSTVLLHLLRAGHYLSEANQRSPNGNLKGFPFRTIYFESSSAFSEINSFTHGIATTYALQMEVIHTDFKSGLEDLIKSKSIRAIFLGVRIGDPTAVGQEQFSPSSPGWPPFMRVNPILDWSYRDVWAFLLISKVPYCCLYDQGYTSIGSIHDTVPNALLRSGDSASSEEKFRPAYMLSDGRLERAGRVKKHSSSAHGVSPSSDGMYKLDFNNGSVLTTSIIAVGDEILSGIVEDHLGPILCRKLHSIGWLVSKSVAVRNNVDSVAEEVEQMKSANDIVFICGGVGPLHSDVTLAGIAKSFGVRLAPDEEFEEYLWQLIGNQSKGDRNEMALLPEGITELLHHDKLPVPLIKCQNVIILTATNVTELDQEWDCLIDLMRSAGQLVVVDPFVSKRLTANLSDGVIVNHDMGLLLSVSKARIRQGLIQL; from the exons ATGGAGATCGACAAAGCAGtcaaggaatgtgatgataggaGGCTCAAGACTAAGTATGCTAATGCCATTTATGTCATTCAGAGAGCTTTAGCCCTCTACTC TGTTGAAGAGGTTGCTTTCAGTTTCAATGGTGGAAAAGATTCAACT GTTTTGTTGCACCTACTTAGAGCCGGACATTATCTTAGTGAAGCGAACCAGAGGTCTCCTAATGGGAATCTAAAAGGTTTTCCATTCAGAACGATATATTTTGAGAGCTCTTCTGCTTTCTCTGAGATCAACTCCTTCACACATGGAATTGCTACTAC GTATGCTTTGCAGATGGAAGTCATTCACACAGATTTTAAGTCTGGTCTGGAAGATTTAATAAAAAGCAAGTCCATTAGAGCTATATTTCTTGGTGTGAGGATTGGTGATCCTACTGCG GTAGGCCAGGAACAGTTCTCACCAAGTTCACCTGGTTGGCCTCCTTTTATGAGAGTGAATCCTATATTGGATTGGTCATACAG GGATGTCTGGGCTTTCCTCTTGATAAGCAAAGTTCCCTACTGCTGCCTTTATGATCAAGG TTATACTTCAATTGGAAGTATACACGATACTGTACCAAATGCATTGCTGCGAAGTGGTGATTCTGCTAGCAGTGAAGAGAAGTTTAGGCCTGCCTATATGCTTTCAGATGGTAGGCTTGAAAGAGCAGGGAGAGTAAAAAAGCACTCATCATCAGCTCATGGGGTTTCTCCTTCCAGCGATGGCATGTATAAACTGGATTTTAATAATGGCAGTGTGCTCACTACCTCAATCATTGCTGTTGGGGATGAGATTCT ATCCGGCATTGTTGAGGATCACTTGGGGCCAATCTTGTGTAGAAAGCTTCATTCAATTGGTTGGCTGGTGTCCAAATCTGTGGCTGTACGGAACAAT GTTGATTCTGTGGCTGAAGAAGTTGAACAGATGAAAtctgctaatgatatt GTATTCATATGTGGCGGTGTCGGCCCTCTACATTCAGATGTTACTTTAGCTGGTATTGCAAAGTCATTTGGTGTTCGTCTG GCTCCTGATGAAGAGTTTGAAGAATACCTTTGGCAATTGATTGGCAACCAATCTAAAGGTGATCGGAATGAG ATGGCTCTGTTACCTGAAGGTATCACAGAATTGTTGCATCATGACAAGCTTCCTGTACCTTTG ATTAAGTGTCAGAATGTAATCATCCTTACTGCAACAAATGTCACTGAGCTGGACCAGGAATGGGACTGTTTGATTGATCTGATGAGATCAGCTGGCCAGTTAGTGGTGGTGGACCCATTTGTCTCAAAACGCCTGACAGCAAATCTTTCTGAT GGTGTTATCGTGAATCACGACATGGGCCTCTTATTATCAGTTTCGAAAGCAAG GATACGGCAAGGATTGATTCAGCTATAG
- the LOC104427834 gene encoding (+)-cis,cis-nepetalactol synthase NEPS3-like, with amino-acid sequence MLAGGGSGSVICSASMVASMGTDHCIDYCMSKHAVLGLVRSTSQPLGASSMRMHCLSPSTVGKLLLCGLYAIKGEELEALLEPSLCMRGVLTARHVADAVVFLASDGLVIDGGGRLGYVHQLMKMDNASTLGRGIRCYG; translated from the coding sequence ATGCTGGCCGGTGGTGGCAGCGGGAGCGTAATATGCTCGGCGAGCATGGTGGCCAGCATGGGCACTGACCACTGCATCGACTACTGCATGTCGAAGCATGCAGTGCTGGGACTGGTGCGGTCGACGAGCCAGCCACTCGGGGCAAGCAGCATGCGCATGCACTGTTTGTCGCCAAGCACGGTCGGGAAGCTGCTGCTGTGCGGGTTATATGCAATAAAAGGGGAGGAGCTCGAGGCGTTGCTCGAGCCGTCCTTGTGCATGAGAGGAGTGCTGACGGCGAGGCATGTGGCAGATGCCGTGGTCTTTCTCGCTTCCGATGGCTTGGTCATCGATGGAGGTGGGCGTCTCGGCTACGTACATCAGCTAATGAAGATGGACAATGCAAGCACGCTTGGACGTGGCATAAGGTGTTATGGGTGA
- the LOC104426336 gene encoding uncharacterized protein LOC104426336, translated as MAEASAAALCFTTFSPFPSASRADEVPSPSIRRLPFLRRSPPHSSRVLRLPPRASSSSSSSDSGDFFGDDSFGFFPWADGDSDIQWVPEERVTLFTADGLVQIGGSMVPRRINSDKRQGKSNTSQRFQRFQESDYMDPEQGLCLGALFDIAATNGLDMGRRLCILGFCRSIEMLSDVVEDAVIEHGGEVVVAEKAIKGGLHEKLTMTVAVPLLWGVPPASERLHLAVRSGGGIVEKVYWQWDFC; from the exons ATGGCGGAGGCCTCGGCGGCGGCTCTGTGCTTCACGACCTTCTCTCCGTTCCCGTCCGCCTCTCGCGCCGACGAAGTCCCTTCGCCTTCCATCCGGAGACTCCCCTTCCTCCGCCGCAGTCCGCCTCATTCCTCTCGCGTCCTCCGGTTGCCGCCGagggcttcttcttcttcgtcgtctTCCGATTCCGGGGACTTCTTCGGCGACGACTCCTTCGGTTTCTTCCCCTGGGCCGACGGCGATTCCG ATATTCAATGGGTTCCTGAGGAGAGAGTTACATTGTTCACTGCTGATGGACTCGTTCAGATTGGAGGTTCTATGGTTCCTCGACGCATTAATTCTGAT AAGAGGCAAGGTAAATCAAACACTTCTCAGAGATTCCAACGCTTTCAAGAAAGTGATTACATGGATCCAGAGCAAGGCCTGTGTCTGGGCGCTTTATTCGATATTGCAGCTACAAAT GGTCTTGATATGGGCAGAAGGCTTTGCATCTTGGGGTTCTGTCGTTCCATTGAAATGTTAAGTGATGTTGTTGAAGATGCTGTCATTGAACATGGTGGAGAG GTTGTCGTGGCAGAAAAGGCAATCAAAGGAGGCTTGCATGAGAAATTGACGATGACGGTCGCGGTCCCGTTGCTCTGGGGAGTTCCTCCCGCTTCTGAGAGGCTTCACCTTGCAGTTCGGAGCGGTGGAGGGATCGTCGAGAAGGTTTATTGGCAGTGGGATTTCTGTTGA
- the LOC104426335 gene encoding FAD synthase isoform X1 has translation MEIDKAVKECDDRRLKTKYANAIYVIQRALALYSVEEVAFSFNGGKDSTVLLHLLRAGHYLSEANQRSPNGNLKGFPFRTIYFESSSAFSEINSFTHGIATTYALQMEVIHTDFKSGLEDLIKSKSIRAIFLGVRIGDPTAVGQEQFSPSSPGWPPFMRVNPILDWSYRDVWAFLLISKVPYCCLYDQGYTSIGSIHDTVPNALLRSGDSASSEEKFRPAYMLSDGRLERAGRVKKHSSSAHGVSPSSDGMYKLDFNNGSVLTTSIIAVGDEILSGIVEDHLGPILCRKLHSIGWLVSKSVAVRNNVDSVAEEVEQMKSANDIVFICGGVGPLHSDVTLAGIAKSFGVRLAPDEEFEEYLWQLIGNQSKGDRNEMALLPEGITELLHHDKLPVPLIKCQNVIILTATNVTELDQEWDCLIDLMRSAGQLVVVDPFVSKRLTANLSDVEAAAPLSKLCLEFPDLCIGCYRESRHGPLIISFESKDTARIDSAIGALRNKFPPEAFSEIN, from the exons ATGGAGATCGACAAAGCAGtcaaggaatgtgatgataggaGGCTCAAGACTAAGTATGCTAATGCCATTTATGTCATTCAGAGAGCTTTAGCCCTCTACTC TGTTGAAGAGGTTGCTTTCAGTTTCAATGGTGGAAAAGATTCAACT GTTTTGTTGCACCTACTTAGAGCCGGACATTATCTTAGTGAAGCGAACCAGAGGTCTCCTAATGGGAATCTAAAAGGTTTTCCATTCAGAACGATATATTTTGAGAGCTCTTCTGCTTTCTCTGAGATCAACTCCTTCACACATGGAATTGCTACTAC GTATGCTTTGCAGATGGAAGTCATTCACACAGATTTTAAGTCTGGTCTGGAAGATTTAATAAAAAGCAAGTCCATTAGAGCTATATTTCTTGGTGTGAGGATTGGTGATCCTACTGCG GTAGGCCAGGAACAGTTCTCACCAAGTTCACCTGGTTGGCCTCCTTTTATGAGAGTGAATCCTATATTGGATTGGTCATACAG GGATGTCTGGGCTTTCCTCTTGATAAGCAAAGTTCCCTACTGCTGCCTTTATGATCAAGG TTATACTTCAATTGGAAGTATACACGATACTGTACCAAATGCATTGCTGCGAAGTGGTGATTCTGCTAGCAGTGAAGAGAAGTTTAGGCCTGCCTATATGCTTTCAGATGGTAGGCTTGAAAGAGCAGGGAGAGTAAAAAAGCACTCATCATCAGCTCATGGGGTTTCTCCTTCCAGCGATGGCATGTATAAACTGGATTTTAATAATGGCAGTGTGCTCACTACCTCAATCATTGCTGTTGGGGATGAGATTCT ATCCGGCATTGTTGAGGATCACTTGGGGCCAATCTTGTGTAGAAAGCTTCATTCAATTGGTTGGCTGGTGTCCAAATCTGTGGCTGTACGGAACAAT GTTGATTCTGTGGCTGAAGAAGTTGAACAGATGAAAtctgctaatgatatt GTATTCATATGTGGCGGTGTCGGCCCTCTACATTCAGATGTTACTTTAGCTGGTATTGCAAAGTCATTTGGTGTTCGTCTG GCTCCTGATGAAGAGTTTGAAGAATACCTTTGGCAATTGATTGGCAACCAATCTAAAGGTGATCGGAATGAG ATGGCTCTGTTACCTGAAGGTATCACAGAATTGTTGCATCATGACAAGCTTCCTGTACCTTTG ATTAAGTGTCAGAATGTAATCATCCTTACTGCAACAAATGTCACTGAGCTGGACCAGGAATGGGACTGTTTGATTGATCTGATGAGATCAGCTGGCCAGTTAGTGGTGGTGGACCCATTTGTCTCAAAACGCCTGACAGCAAATCTTTCTGAT GTAGAAGCAGCTGCACCTCTGTCTAAACTTTGTCTTGAATTTCCAGACCTTTGCATTG GGTGTTATCGTGAATCACGACATGGGCCTCTTATTATCAGTTTCGAAAGCAAG GATACGGCAAGGATTGATTCAGCTATAGGTGCGTTGCGCAATAAGTTCCCCCCAGAAGCATTTTCTGAAATCAATTGA
- the LOC104426335 gene encoding FAD synthase isoform X2, whose protein sequence is MLRLSWRVLLFKWLVNCSVEEVAFSFNGGKDSTVLLHLLRAGHYLSEANQRSPNGNLKGFPFRTIYFESSSAFSEINSFTHGIATTYALQMEVIHTDFKSGLEDLIKSKSIRAIFLGVRIGDPTAVGQEQFSPSSPGWPPFMRVNPILDWSYRDVWAFLLISKVPYCCLYDQGYTSIGSIHDTVPNALLRSGDSASSEEKFRPAYMLSDGRLERAGRVKKHSSSAHGVSPSSDGMYKLDFNNGSVLTTSIIAVGDEILSGIVEDHLGPILCRKLHSIGWLVSKSVAVRNNVDSVAEEVEQMKSANDIVFICGGVGPLHSDVTLAGIAKSFGVRLAPDEEFEEYLWQLIGNQSKGDRNEMALLPEGITELLHHDKLPVPLIKCQNVIILTATNVTELDQEWDCLIDLMRSAGQLVVVDPFVSKRLTANLSDVEAAAPLSKLCLEFPDLCIGCYRESRHGPLIISFESKDTARIDSAIGALRNKFPPEAFSEIN, encoded by the exons ATGTTGAGACTATCTTGGAGAGTGTTACTCTTCAAATGGCTAGTAAACTGCAG TGTTGAAGAGGTTGCTTTCAGTTTCAATGGTGGAAAAGATTCAACT GTTTTGTTGCACCTACTTAGAGCCGGACATTATCTTAGTGAAGCGAACCAGAGGTCTCCTAATGGGAATCTAAAAGGTTTTCCATTCAGAACGATATATTTTGAGAGCTCTTCTGCTTTCTCTGAGATCAACTCCTTCACACATGGAATTGCTACTAC GTATGCTTTGCAGATGGAAGTCATTCACACAGATTTTAAGTCTGGTCTGGAAGATTTAATAAAAAGCAAGTCCATTAGAGCTATATTTCTTGGTGTGAGGATTGGTGATCCTACTGCG GTAGGCCAGGAACAGTTCTCACCAAGTTCACCTGGTTGGCCTCCTTTTATGAGAGTGAATCCTATATTGGATTGGTCATACAG GGATGTCTGGGCTTTCCTCTTGATAAGCAAAGTTCCCTACTGCTGCCTTTATGATCAAGG TTATACTTCAATTGGAAGTATACACGATACTGTACCAAATGCATTGCTGCGAAGTGGTGATTCTGCTAGCAGTGAAGAGAAGTTTAGGCCTGCCTATATGCTTTCAGATGGTAGGCTTGAAAGAGCAGGGAGAGTAAAAAAGCACTCATCATCAGCTCATGGGGTTTCTCCTTCCAGCGATGGCATGTATAAACTGGATTTTAATAATGGCAGTGTGCTCACTACCTCAATCATTGCTGTTGGGGATGAGATTCT ATCCGGCATTGTTGAGGATCACTTGGGGCCAATCTTGTGTAGAAAGCTTCATTCAATTGGTTGGCTGGTGTCCAAATCTGTGGCTGTACGGAACAAT GTTGATTCTGTGGCTGAAGAAGTTGAACAGATGAAAtctgctaatgatatt GTATTCATATGTGGCGGTGTCGGCCCTCTACATTCAGATGTTACTTTAGCTGGTATTGCAAAGTCATTTGGTGTTCGTCTG GCTCCTGATGAAGAGTTTGAAGAATACCTTTGGCAATTGATTGGCAACCAATCTAAAGGTGATCGGAATGAG ATGGCTCTGTTACCTGAAGGTATCACAGAATTGTTGCATCATGACAAGCTTCCTGTACCTTTG ATTAAGTGTCAGAATGTAATCATCCTTACTGCAACAAATGTCACTGAGCTGGACCAGGAATGGGACTGTTTGATTGATCTGATGAGATCAGCTGGCCAGTTAGTGGTGGTGGACCCATTTGTCTCAAAACGCCTGACAGCAAATCTTTCTGAT GTAGAAGCAGCTGCACCTCTGTCTAAACTTTGTCTTGAATTTCCAGACCTTTGCATTG GGTGTTATCGTGAATCACGACATGGGCCTCTTATTATCAGTTTCGAAAGCAAG GATACGGCAAGGATTGATTCAGCTATAGGTGCGTTGCGCAATAAGTTCCCCCCAGAAGCATTTTCTGAAATCAATTGA